The stretch of DNA ATACTTTTCCCCGTGAAACAATCCCGCGTTTCATCGGCTTTTAAAACCATGATGTCTTCGCAGCCATCACGGATAGTTTTGCAATGCTTTGGTGGTGTCGGACCTACACCTGCTAACGCACCAACTCTGAAAGAAATTACAGCATAACTTTctttatgttaaaaataaaaataaaaaataactgttacattttatcccccccccccccaaaaaaaaaccactcaTGATATTTAAGAACAGTAAATCAGATTTATTCCCTATAGATTCTTACAAGttataacataaacggtaccaatttgtcTGCACCAGATATGCATTTCGATAAACAATGTCTTTTCGGTGGTGCTcaaggccaaaatatttaaaaatccaaagcttagtaaaaagatgaagagctataaatgaataagtaaacttgtcgctcctttaaaaaaaacttattctaaaaggtgaCCTATTCAACAccgtaataagatcattgaatattgtttttattggaataaatattgattttgttatcagtagattaaaagctaactaaattttattagtatgttatatatatacatattcatcggatctacaatctgtcgatacctgtaacttggcattgcacaaggtcatgtttttctctggctgtttatgatgtctttacactaaatccattggatgttggatgtgtacggattgatagtttagtcttacatgcatgatttttctattagttgttagtggctttgaactagctgtcagataactgcgagtactctcagatctgttcattgtgtctttttttgtcgggatgtataagtacccggccacgtccacttatatttttgtccatctgatgagttaagcctttttcaactgatttttatagttcgttcttatgttgtactgttataccactgtcccaggtttagggggggggttgggatcccgctaacatgtttaaccccgccacattatttatgtatgtgcctgtcccaagtcaggagcctgtatattcagtggttgtcgtttgtttatgtgttacatatttgtttttcgttcatttttttacataaataaggccgttagttttctcgtttgaattgttttacattgccttatcggggcattttatagctgactatgcggtatgggctttgctcattgttgaagaccgtacggtgacctatagttgttttaatgtctgtgtcattttggtcttttgtggatagttgtctcattggcaatcataccacatcttattttttttatatacggaCTAAAATATAGCAGAAGCCgtgcaaggaatcagagctttgcatgttAGAAGATTCCATGGCCGGATAATGATCTTTAAACACTGCGCAAAAATCGGACTACAACCGTTTataaagtttaaatgaaaatagcATGAGGAtgttgtaaagaaaaaaaaataatcacgttaacaattttttatatattgtcaTGATGTACTTTCTTAGAAATAATGGTAACAAAGGTGTcagtatatgtacatgtaaaaaacataATAACTTCTAATGACAAAGAATAACTACCCGCAACATGAAAGTTCCTTCTCTCCACATGAACATGTTTCACAACTGGCTAGATTAACAGTAGATCCGTTTAAGATTTCTAGTCCATTTGAAAGCGTACAAACAGTAATATTACGTCCAGATGCTGAAAACATACAAGTAACATGTACTGAATTTTAggatattttctaaaaatgaaaaaaaagccaTATTTATGTATTGGGTTGTTTTTAGAAAGAAGAGGTAgtgttttcaaatgatctacATGTAAACTCTTTGTTGATTTTTGGGTGTTAAGGTTCCTGGGAGAAGAAAAAATCAAGAAAAGTGCTACTAGTAATAGGACTTTCTAGCATTTGAGGGATACAGCTGTTGATTGCCTGTTCAGCCCAGTCAGTAGTCGGTTCCTCTGTCCTGACAAGGTGTGTTtcattcatttgaaagtttataaACTATAATGGAAAAACGAAGGTTCCAACTGCCTCAGTCAAATTTGGCTGTAGACGCGGACTTTGTTATAAAAATCCCTTTCGATCATATAGCTTTTTATATCTTCAAGTATTTGTCCTTCCCGTGTTTAGGCATTCCTAAGGAAGGTGAATGCAGAGAAGTACGACAAACGCACCAAACTTAAAGTGTCttacttattttatttcattaggCCTACACCGTATATTTCATATCTATTAAACGGAATTCCTCATGGTGCTCTATTATTGTGTACTGAAAACATATTTGATAGAATGTTTTTCAATAGAGCGTCCATGTTTTCTTGAAACGAACACATTCTGTTCTTGGTTTGTTCCGTTTCATCACTGTCGCAGGTTGTAGGGGATTGTTAGCGCCTCCAAACTAGCATATTAAActcgccacattatgtatgtggatttcccaagtcaggaacttGTTATTCAGTGGTGTCGTTCGTTGctataaatcatatttgttttttgttctttgttttgtacataaCTCATGACGGGGATAAtcttatttgaattgttataatagctgactatgagatatgggttttgttcattgttgaaggttatacgGTGACCAATAGTAGTAAACACCTATGCCATCTGGTGTCTTTGGGAGAGTAGTCCCATTGACAGTCATTCCACATCTTAATACTTGTATATCATGTGTACGCAAATGGTCACAATATTACCAGAATACTGTTAATGTTGACTAGACCATCTTCAGAGTATTAAGATTACTGCATAAGAAGAGTAAATTTGTTACATAATTATGTataatacatttataatattgatattgtaaaaaaaaaaaagagataattATCCACGAATTTTGTTTTGCCGCAAAATTTTAAAGGTTTAACAAGGATTTGCCTTCAGCGTATGATACCAGCCCAtccatatcaaaatcaaaaacattgTTCATCGACACAGAGAAGCTATATTTGTATTCACTAgatttaaatttagtttttgaTGACTCCCCGTTAGTTACAACAACGTACAGCTAAATGAACACTTGGAAAAGttgatacaaaaattaacaattattataaacattttattttaaatattacttttaaattaatACCATTTAAGTTGtaaaaattacatattcaattaaaaataatccgtccattagatataagaagatgtggcaatgagtgccaatgagacaattattctccatccaagtcacaactagtaaaagtaaaacattataggtcaaggtatggtcttcaacacagaaccttgGCTCACAAGGAATAGCATGTTATAAAAGACTTAATGCCAAtttcatcacattttttttccaaaaatgcatttatatctcaaattgtacgattcgctcgtgtatgtaacaatgttttagattttaacgagagaaatttatgtattatttagtgaaaaatgattacacaagggttttcgatatcacaaactaatcaaaacatttactaaattttatcatcggtataaggacatcattcgtaaatatagctcaacatgcagacttcttaaacgttcaggtatttcacatcctattctttatggaaatattctttaaaaagcacaaaaatggCAGTTTTCCcgtcagaagctaacaaaacctttaaatagacttattaagaaggggatatatagttacgatactgctgtcaggtcattaaagattgcatattttggggttattattatttcacttatagggtctttgcatcggaactaaacacattcatttcaaaacaagttgttggcatgacacgggttatcttcttctcatatatgttatgatggtatgatactaaacccctttattgtgcctgatattcatatgacgaagacataatctttcaattagttcaattgaagtctggagctggcatgtcagttaactgctagtagtcttattattgtcattttgtttgttttctttggttacatcttctgacattagattcggacttctcttgaactgaattttatgTGCGtcttgttatgcgtttacttttccacattggctagaggtttagggggagagttgagatctcataaacatgtttaatcccgccgcatttttgcgccggtcccaagtcaggagcctctggcctttgttagtcttgtattattttttattttagtttcttgtgtacaatttggagtttagtatggcgttaattatcactgaactagtatatatatttgttaaggggccagctgaaggacgcctccgggtgcgggaatttctcgctgcattgaagacttgttggtgaccttaatctgctgttgtctctttgacacattccccattttaattctcaattttacattcaGTTTATCAGGCTAAGGACGGTTTTATGAATAATACTAAACTAAAGATAAGAGGGcagaaaaaaattatcaaattcagCAAAATGAGTTTAAGGTGAACCGAGCaggcgtgttttttttttacatttttaagttcttgttatagaaaaataaaatttgttaaaaaacgTGATCCTTTATTATATTGACTGGTATTGGGCAAATCCAAACAATTATATGCccataaaatacaatgtaaacGTTAACATAAGCTATTAGTCATTATATACCagtatattttatctatttttacaatttcaatgTTGAGTCCAAATTtcgtcaattaaaaaaatatataatatcgtGAATACTGAAATATTAATATACTCTACCTAATTGTCGAGTCTTCACTTTAGCTGTGTGGCAAGATCCTTCAACAAGAGGAAGAAAAACAACCAAACAGAATATCAGTAACATTTTCGAAGAACTGTATAAAACGTTACAACCGTCGAAATGTCAAGGAAAGTCCACAGTCGTTAATTTAAGCATGTCtaattaattgataaaaatttaGTTAAACTGTAGAAAACCCTTATAGCAGTTTATGTGGtaatttatcttttatcttttatgtggactcatttgatttatttgaagTATTACAGTACAAGCCTACTAGTTGTTGATAATCATTCTTTTTCTATATGATCATAGCACACGTCATTAGCTGTAAGcatgattgtgtttatttaaTGCGTATTTTTTCTGTGTAGATGTAAAATAAAAGGGGGAGTTATGTAAGGTACTTTAAGTAAGAAGTTTTATGAATGTACAAAGGCTTGGATCTTAACTAGAGGCACTGCGAACAAAGTTAAATAAAATGATACCACCGACTTGCAAAGTTCAAAAGTTCACGACATAATATTTAGGACCAAAAACAAAATAGGAAGCGCACAATTGCATTATATGGCCAAGATTCTAAAAAGGTCACATCAAACGAGTAAAAGTGGTTTGAAGTATTCGAATACTTAGGAATTTCTACCCCATGCATCGATTACCTCATGAATTTGTCAAAACCTTAATAAAGAATTTGAGTTATCAGTACTCTTTAGTTTTGTATTTCCCACCAAATGTGTTTCAGTCCGAGGACatgtaatttatttgttttcacaaGACGAActtgtttttttctctaaataATTCTTTCGGTCATCAAAAAGCTATGTCGTCCCAGATAAAAAGCATTTCTTTGTATCAAAAAAGTTTCTGCAATTAAAAGACTATTTCGCTTTCTCGAAATATTTTCAGTTATTGCCTTTTCagtctataaaattgagaatggaaatggggaatgtgccaaagagacaacaacccgaccatagaaaaaaacaacagcagaaggtcaccaacaggtcttcaatgtagcgagaaattcccacacccggaggcgtccttcagctggcccctaaacaaatatatactagtgcagtgataatgaacgccatactaatttccaaattgtacacaagaaactaaaattaaaataatacaagactaacaaaggccagaggctcctgacttgggacaggcgcaaaaatgcggcggggttaaacatgtttgtgagatctctagaaaagtaaacgcataacaatacgcacattaaaattcagtccaagagaagtccgagtctgatgtcagaagatgtaaccaaagaaaataaacaaaatgacaataatacataaattacaacagactactagcagttaactgacatgccagctccagacttcaattaaactgactgaaagattatgatttcatcatatgaacatcaggcacaatccttcccgttaggggtttagtatcataccacataacatatatgagaagaacataacccgtgtcatgccaacaactggtttttgaataaatgtgtttagttccgatgcaaagaccatataagtgaatcaatattaacgccaaaatatgcaatctttaatgacctaacaacagtatcgtataactatatcccttcttaataagtctattcaaaggttttgttagtttttgaggtgaatactgacacctttgtgctttataaagaatatttccataaaaaattggatgtgaaatacctgaacgtataagaagtctgcatgttgagctatatttacgaatgatgtccttataccgatgataaaatttattaaatgttttgactagttagTGATATCGAAACTATAGTTTGTAATATGTTGTTCAAAGTAAGGAACCTCGTCATTGCTGTCTTGTCATATCTTAATACATATGTTTTGGGTATTTGGAGAATTTGGTGATATTAATTGAAACATGGTTACTCTGTTGGtttgtttgtcttgtttttttaCTCGATGTGAATTAGAGCTGGACATATTCGACTTcctgaggtttttttttaatagaataaagCAACAAAGGATACGAGGTATCCGTCCACCAATGATACGAATCAGTACACGCACAGCAgtaaacacacaaaaagcaaagaaaTGCGCTTGTATTGCTGTCActcatctcaaagtcacaatgaggcctatttttttttagtaagaaATGCGTCTggagtaaggaatatgacagttgtttatattcGTTCCGTTGGTCAAAAAAGTCGATCAATTGAATTTGTCAGTTTCTACActgtaaatctaaaacaaatagaACACTGCTTGAACGCTtttttgtaacactttttgaacgtgtaatggtgttccaaatgtttacactagtgttcatcaattgaatgtgtggtgttctgtttttaatgcctttgtgtttcatttttgaacacttgatgttagagaCCTTAACATTAGTGTTCAAAGCTTTAACGTATCCGAATGTTCAAAATCTTAATACGTCGACGCGTTCAACAGCCATATGTAACACTTTTTGAACACACAGAACATgtttaaaaaccaaaatgttaaGATTCAGAACACCAGACGTTAACATTCAGAACAGTTGACATAGGTGTACAAAGTAATGGTGTTCAAATGTGGAACCTGTTCTATTTTCAAGCGTACATAATTTTCTATAAGTACTAAACTTAATTATACGTCAGAAAAACTCATAAGATATAACATTGCAATTGCCTTCATTTATGAACTCTAATCGAGCTGTTTAAAGTAAAACCACTCAGGTGAGAAAAACAGCTCACCTGTGTACTATATAAACATGCGTGTCACTTAAATACTCGCTTTCAATTTTAGCTCGCAGTCGAGATGTTCGGTAAGatttaatgttgaaaaaataatatgGCTCAAACTCAATTAAACTCGCCCAGTTCTAGAGGGAAACATACTCCTTCTCGAGATTTGTTAGAAGATTTAGACTACTTGTCTGATGTTCAATCTCAAGATGAAGTTGAACTGTTTGACGATGGTCAGTTTAGTGACCTTAGTGACTTTGAACATACCAATGAGGGTGATGTTTCTAATGCCGATGAGGGCAATACTTATATGGGCAATTCAAGTGCCACAAAAGACAAACACAATGCCAAACAGGGCAAACAAAGTGCCAATAAGGGCAAACTTAGTGCCAATAAGGGCAAATTGAGTGCCAATAAGGGCAAAACTCATCCACAATCAGACGATGGGGCGTCTGGGTTAGATGGTGAAAGTGACGAGAGGGCCACACGTAACTGGTTGCCGGATAAAAGAAATCCAGTCGAATCATCTTCTTCCGGTAAACGAAAACATGTGGAGGTGAACACAGATTCTGGTGATGAATCGGAACAGGAGACCGAGAATTCCTCCTCGGATAGTGGGGAAAGTTCAGATAATGATAATCTTTTTGATCCgtctgaaattttgaaaaaagataCCAAGGTACCgggtaaaatttcaaaatacattGAGAAGTATGCCAATCAGGGCATCACAAAGAATGTTAGGTTAGAAGTCACAAAGAACTGTAACATACCTATAAGTAAAAAGCTCGCTTCCAAAGAAACGGATAGATATATAAAGAAACTATTTCGTaagaaatttaatcaaactttgaATGCCAAGAAAGAACGTTCTATTATTAACTCTGAAAACAGAATTTTAGATGCTACTGGTCCCTTAGCAATTTTATGGACAGAAGCAGAGAAAGCTAAGAAACGTGATCGTGGCTTGAATCCAGTAGATGTCATTGACATTGTACAGAGAGCATTAGTTTTGATTGGGAACGCTCACTATGTATACTTAACTGATCGTCGTAGGTCTATGCTTGGTAGAGTATTACCAGAATGTTTAGATTTATTAACGGATAAAGATGGCAAGAAAGCGCTGTTAAAAAGCTCTAATGAACTATTTGGCCGTAAGTTCAGAAAATTGCTCACCGAAGAAAGCAAAGACAACAGGGAATTGTTTAGCTTGCTGCAAACAGTACGCCGTTCCAAAAACAAAGCATCTAGATTTGGAAATGGTAACTTCAGTGGTGGTCATGGAAATGGTGGCCGTGGCAATAACCAGTATTTTCGGCTCGAGCCCCCAAACAACCAGAATCAGCAGTTTGGGGGCCGAGGCAGGGGCAGAGGCAGAGGTCAGTCAAGATCGACACCAGGGATCCCAAGGAAGGGGTTCAATCCCAAGAATTAGGCATACAACAGGTAAAggttcaagaattagattttttCCCCATTTCAACAGACCGTTTTGCTCATTTTCCTGTAGGGGGGAGAACAAAACTTTTTGTCCAGAACTGGGGTTGTTTGACATCAGATCCTTGGGTCTTAGATACAGTTCAGGGTCTAAAACTAGAATTCTGTCAAATACCGCCAAGACAAATTCAGTGCCCAAAACTATTTTTCGACAAGGAGAAAACAGCATTGATCAATCAAGAAATTCTATCATTGTTAGACAAAAAAGCAATATGTCAGGTATCCCAAAGTCAGAGGTATTTTCTAAGTCATCTTTTCTTGGTCGAGAAAAAAGGGGGAGGACACCGTCCTGTAATAAATTTAAAGCAGTTGAACAATTATTTGATAtacaatcatttcaaaatggaaGGGATTCATTCGGTAAAAGATTTAATCCAAAAATCAGACTGGATGATAAAAATAGATCTGACGGATGCATATTTGACCGTCCCAGTGTTAAAACAACATCAAAAATATGTCCAGTTTCAATGGCAGGGAAAGACCTATCAATTTCAGGTACTTCCCTTTGGAATTTCAGTCGCCCCACTAGTATTCACAAAATTAATGAAAGTCCCAGCAAGTTTTCTAAGACGACTGGGTGCTGGGTATACGTCTAGTGGTTTACTTGGACGATATCTTAATATTGAACCAATCAAAAGAGAAATGTCAGTTAGAAGCACAACTTACAGTAAGGCTTCTTCAAAGTTTAGGATTTCTAATAAACGAAAAGAAATCAGTTTTTGTCCCATCTCAACAAATGCTTTTTCTAGGATTTCTAGTGAACTCGGTAGATATGAGTCTGTCCCTTCCCaccccaaaaattcaaaaaatacaaaaattatgcAAGGAGGTAAAAAATTCAGTAAAAATAACAGTGAAAAAACTATCAGAATTAATAGGAAATCTGACAGCTTCAATTCAAGCAATTTTTCCAGCCCCACTACATTACAGACATTTACAGgtagaaaaaaatcaaaggctCAACCAGACTCTCAGTTACAATTCAGAACTAGTCCTATCTCAAAAAGCTCAAAACGAATTAAACTGGTGGATACACCAGTTAATTCATTGGAATGGGAGGTCTCTAATTTCCATCCAACCATCTGTAATCATCCAAACAGATGCAAGCAATGTGGGATGGGGAGCAGTAATGAACAAAGTATCAATAGGGGGTCCTTGGTTACAATCAGAAAAAAGTTTCCATATAAATGCCCTAGAATTAATAGCAGTGACTCATGCAGTCAAATCTTTCTTAAAAGACAGACACAATTTACAGGTGTTGATTCAGACGGACAACATAACAACAATGACTTATATCAACAAAATGGGAGGGACTGTGTCCAAAGTTTGCAACAAACTAGCCCTAGAGCTTTGGACATGGTGTCTCCAGAAAGACATAGTGCTAAAAGCAGATTTCATCCCAGGTCGAGAGAATCTAATTGCAGATTGGGAGTCCAGACATCATTCAGACTCCAGCAATTGGAAACTTCATTCAAAGGTTTTCAATTCTTTAATGAAGCAGACAATGACCTGCAACATAGATCTTTTCGCAGATCGGTCCAACAATCAACTTCAAACATACATAAGCTGGCTTCCCGATCCAGGAGCATTAGCGTTCAATGCTCTCCTACATCCTTGGACGAGTTTCAAGGCTTACGCCTTCCCCCCTTTCTGCTTGATAGCTCaatgtctgaaaaaaataaaagcagaGAAAACAACTGTAGTTCTGATAAATCCTGCTTGGATGGCACAGCCATGGTATGCAATATTGCTGGAAATGTCAATACAACATCCAATTCTGTTGCCGACATTTCCAGGTCTACTACAGTCGTATCAAGGGGAACCTCACCCAATGATTCAAAACAAATCGCTTCAACTAGTCGGGTGGCTTGTCTCAGGAGAtcatatcaaacaatgtcaatatCAGAGGAAGTTAAAAAACTTTTGCTCAGCTCCTGGGGGAAAGGAACTCAGAAATCTTACGATTCGGCCTGGAATAAGTGGGTTAGCTGGTGTTTGGAACGGGAAGTTGATCCCTTTTCAGCACCTCTAACTGCTGTTCTAGACTTCTTGGCATGGATGTTTCAAAAGGGTTTTCAATACAGAACAGTTAATGTCCATAGATCTGCAATATCCTCTATTCTTCCTCATATTGATGGTCAACCAGTGGGACAGACACAATTAGTTAAGAAATTAATGAAGGGCATTTTGAGGGAAAATCCACCTTTACCTAAATATCAAGAAATGTGGGACATTGATATTGTTCTGAAGTTTCTCCTTTCTCAATCTGTTAACCCTGATTTGGATCTtaaaacattaaccaagaaattAACAATTCTTTTAGCGATAGCTGCTCCGAAAAGATCTTCTGAAATTGCTAGACTTGATATAAGATTCATGCAAATAAACAATGAAGGGGCTAAATTTCAGCTCCCAGGTTTATCAAAAACTCAATCTGATTGTaattcaaaagaaatattttatccGAAATTTAAGGACAATCTTAAATTATGTGTAGTTGATTGTTTACAAGCTTATTTGAAACGTTCTGTAGATTTTCGAGAGGTGGATATGTCTAAGCCAAATCCATTACTTAGAACTTTAGTTAAGCCACATAAAGGTGCCTCGTCTAATACTATAGCTAACTGGATTAAGGATATTATGAAGTTAGCCGGTATTGATACAACTAAGTTTAAGGCTCATTCAACTAGAGGGTCCTCAACTAGTAAAGCTAAAGGTCAAGGAGTTTCTATATCAGAGATTTTGAAAATAGCTGATTGGTCAAATgctttaacttttaaaaaattctaTTTCAGACCATTGCAGGAGGATAGTTCAAATGATCAGTTTTCAAAGAAAGTCTTGAGTTTACCTTCAGGTATGTTAATAATTATGTTTAACGCTTTGAACGTGCAATGTTATATCTTATGAGTTTTTCTGACGTATAATTATAGATTTCATGAGGACGCGAAGCGTCCAATATGAAATATAGATTATACTAAGAAAATGATTAAGATATAACATTGCAATTTCCCTCCCACCCAGTACCCATTTAGATAATATTTGACGTGGATTAATACAAAGAGTCAATGTATAAGAGACTACTCGTGACGAGaactatataaaattatatacaagatacactatatatcatatatatatatacacacacacacacacacacaaatcaAGATCCTTATATGAAATTGTGTAGTAATGATGATGTAACAATtgaattgataatattaattatgaaGAACAAATTTATTATCATTCAACTTTATTTTCAGATACATCATCCATGGAGTCCTAGCAGTCAGAGAGATTGTGGTGATTGACTTTTGAACTGTAATTTTACCCATGCGGGATATAATGTGGAAGAAACACTATGTTAAATTTCTTGTCAACAGAACTTTTATAGATTGCAATAGAGACATGCTAAAGTtttgcaatacattttttatatgttaaagATATATATTGTTGACATATTAAATGGTGAAACAGTATTCTTTTTATTAATCATATATAAAAGGAAAGGAAATTTGTACCAGCACTGGTAGTAGCAGCATAATTATACATTTCTTGTTTCAATATCTATGGTTTAGAGTTGTCATGGCTTATTATTgtttttggtacatgtatgttgaTGTTTATAAAGGAGATCCTTATGTTTAGAAGTTCTGCTCGCAATTGAAAGCGAGTATTTAAGTGACACGCATGTTTATATAGTACACAGGTGAGCTGTTTTTCTCACCTGAGTGGTTTTACTTTAAACAGCTCGATTAGAGTTCATAAATGAAGGCAATTGCAATGTTATATCTTAATCATTTTCTTAGTATAATCTATATTTCATATTGGACGCTTCGCGTCCTCATGAAATCTATAATTAAACtgttataaaaactatattgaatcaggcaaaatacaacaataaaacatattttaacaagtAATTCTTTATATAATCAAATGAGCATATATATGTAAGAAAAGAACACAAGAATACCGTATGATATCACAAGTAACAGTCAATGAAATCACGTACATAATGTTTTTAAACTGACTTAAATATATCACAAATAATGATTTACCCCTACATGACAGATAGTTGCTACATCATGCGTATCCTAACCAAAAAACCATGTCAATGTGATAAGTAGatagtttatgatatagatatttgTCACAATGAAAGTTTAAAGTTTGCAAAATCCAACAGTTCTTGTACGATCACATGCAATGTACGCTCCACTTTTCAGTGCATCTTCACTTAAATCTATCAACTGGCTGGCATTTTATGTGTTGTTATCAACTTCCATTGTCAAAATCCTCCACAACAAGTAATGTCTATGAGTCTATGTATCCtgcaaaataatatttaaaatcaatAGAAGAGAGTTTTTCATAAAGCATCAAATTATGCAATGGTTGTTATGCTTTAATTTCGGTATATACTAGAGTACAAATTGGTATTCTATGGCAGTGAAATGCAAGTTTTGACATTATAAATTACAAAAGTCTCGACCTAAGGTATACATATATAGAAATGATACACCCACATAAGCTattaatatatatagatatgttgtCATACCTTTTTGACATCTTTCTTTTTTCCAACACTTTATAGCATGCAGAAATGACCTTCGTGGGATTATTGGCTACCGGTTC from Mytilus galloprovincialis chromosome 2, xbMytGall1.hap1.1, whole genome shotgun sequence encodes:
- the LOC143063943 gene encoding uncharacterized protein LOC143063943, which codes for MAQTQLNSPSSRGKHTPSRDLLEDLDYLSDVQSQDEVELFDDGQFSDLSDFEHTNEGDVSNADEGNTYMGNSSATKDKHNAKQGKQSANKGKLSANKGKLSANKGKTHPQSDDGASGLDGESDERATRNWLPDKRNPVESSSSGKRKHVEVNTDSGDESEQETENSSSDSGESSDNDNLFDPSEILKKDTKVPGKISKYIEKYANQGITKNVRLEVTKNCNIPISKKLASKETDRYIKKLFRKKFNQTLNAKKERSIINSENRILDATGPLAILWTEAEKAKKRDRGLNPVDVIDIVQRALVLIGNAHYVYLTDRRRSMLGRVLPECLDLLTDKDGKKALLKSSNELFGRKFRKLLTEESKDNRELFSLLQTVRRSKNKASRFGNGNFSGGHGNGGRGNNQYFRLEPPNNQNQQFGGRGRGRGRGQSRSTPGIPRKGFNPKN